Within Calditrichota bacterium, the genomic segment GACTGCAGTGCGCATCCGCATACAGCGGGTCACAAGCGATGGCGCGTCGGAATTCTTCCATGGCCTGCTGCAGTCTTCCCTCTTCTAGGTAGATGAGCCCCAATTTGTGCTCCCGCATAGCCCGGGTTCTTCTGCAGCGCCTTCTGGAGCTGAACCACTGCTTGCTCCCGATAGCCTTGGTGGTGATAGACCACACCCAAGCCCGAGTACGCGTCCGCGTACTCACGGTTAAGGGCAATCGCCT encodes:
- a CDS encoding tetratricopeptide repeat protein, encoding GMALEQSGDAEGARAQYLKALSLAPQDYVAQANLARLGYLRGDNRAAIAAFRKAIALNREYADAYSGLGVVYHHQGYREQAVVQLQKALQKNPGYAGAQIGAHLPRRGKTAAGHGRIPTRHRL